The following coding sequences are from one Augochlora pura isolate Apur16 chromosome 6, APUR_v2.2.1, whole genome shotgun sequence window:
- the LOC144471773 gene encoding putative E3 ubiquitin-protein ligase RNF144A isoform X2, with translation MPSLHSLVVRRAPLMDMGTATSSVTSVNPSTKNATNQKKVEKSNKLTGVRLPLLRKEASVVNLSLTERTTLGKGVDAPLLRPESSASLEARGSSWLSLGPGVLRKCETAVGLSTSALEGRPINRSRVCSRCSSLLSLASSSRYSLAAGNFVPAGSQQVLGRLFCKLCLVETSLSKTFKIEGCGCSYCKDCMKAYVEFEIEEGAYEISCPDAQCEHGAILSVKEIASLVSPELMEKHHKFRLNRDVSMDKARAWCPRAGCETICPINAPGSNGTIIGPVHCPNCSIDFCSICRESWHSGPCSDLSLGIPFDGDHIKCCPMCSVPIEKDEGCAQMMCKRCKHVFCWYCLASLDDDFLLRHYDKGPCKNKLGHSRASVIWHRTQVIGIFAGFGLLLLVASPLLLLAAPCIVCCKCRVCGSSRLEQEEGDTAT, from the exons ATGCCCAGCCTACATTCGCTCGTCGTTCGACGAGCTCCACTAATGGATATGGGTACTGCTACCAGCTCTGTGACATCTGTAAATCCCTCTACCAAAAATGCTACCAATCAGAAGAAGGTTGAAAAATCCAATAAACTAACAGGAGTCAGGTTACCTTTACTACGCAAAGAAGCAAGCGTTGTCAATCTGTCCCTGACAGAAAGGACAACATTGGGAAAAGGGGTAGATGCACCATTACTTAGACCTGAGAGTAGTGCAAGTTTGGAAGCTCGTGGTAGCAGCTGGTTGAGCTTAGGTCCAGGTGTATTGAGAAAATGTGAAACTGCAGTAGGTTTGAGCACTTCTGCTTTGGAGGGCAGACCTATAAATCGCAGTCGAGTATGTTCTCGTTGCTCCAGCTTGTTGTCGTTGGCTTCCAGTTCACGTTACAGTTTGGCTGCAGGCAATTTTGTTCCTGCAGGTTCTCAACAAGTGCTAGGACGtcttttttgtaaattatgtcTTGTTGAAACTTCTCTttctaaaacatttaaaatagaagGCTGTGGTTGTTCCTATTGTAAAGAT TGTATGAAAGCATATGTTGAGTTTGAAATTGAGGAGGGTGCATACGAAATTAGTTGTCCTGATGCACAGTGTGAGCATGGAGCAATACTTTCTGTAAAAGAGATAGCAAGCCTTGTTAGTCCCGAACTTATGGAAAAACATCATAAATTCCGATTGAATAGAG ATGTATCTATGGATAAAGCACGTGCCTGGTGTCCACGTGCTGGTTGTGAAACAATATGTCCAATAAATGCCCCTGGCTCAAATGGTACCATTATTGGGCCTGTTCATTGTCCTAATTGCTCTATAGACTTTTGTTCTATATGTAGAGAGTCTTGGCACAGTGGTCCTTGTTCTGATCTTTCGTTAGGTATACCATTTGATGGTGACCATATCAAATGCTGTCCCATGTGTTCTGTACCTATTGAAAAGGATGAAGGATGTGCTCAAATGATGTGCAAGAGGTGTAAACATGTTTTTTGCTGGTATTGTTTAGCTTCTTTAGAT GATGACTTTTTATTGCGACATTACGACAAAGGaccatgtaaaaataaattgggTCATTCGCGTGCGTCGGTCATTTGGCACAGAACACAAGTCATTGGAATTTTTGCTGGATTTGGGTTACTCTTGCTTGTTGCATCGCCGTTACTTTTATTGGCTGCGCCTTGTATTGTCTGTTGTAAATGTCGTGTTTGTGGTTCTTCTAGACTTGAACAGGAGGAAGGTGATACTGCAACATAG
- the Crc gene encoding bZIP transcription factor crc isoform X2, with translation MAAICYSEPFSDWLEEKIELPIFEELPSPENEHLKPTTYNEVTKIPQQDDTQTLLQEFETVLGDVEACHQIVPTSSSTLTPPQSPPPPPHKPLSVDTQLLITLQPVQPLYSNHQSMYDVVSEEKTYTNEVPVQWNPKNIVLDPLNTDVAHDLAVVDEYVRLQTEDIPPSSPCTSSGGSYTSSEDSVDDPDWIFETQRKCTKQSTSSSAKSRQKPYSRPSVEDKKVRKKEQNKNAATRYRQKKKQEIKEILGEERELADHNDKLKNQVKDLQREIGYLKGLMRDLFKAKGLMK, from the exons ATGGCTGCTATATGTTACAGCG AACCTTTTTCCGACTGGTTGGAAGAAAAGATAGAATTACCCATTTTCGAGGAATTACCAAGTCCTGAAAATGAACATCTTAAGCCAACCACATACAATGAAGTTACAAAGATCCCTCAGCAAGATGATACGCAAACACTACTGCAAGAATTTGAAACTGTTCTGGGAGATGTGGAAGCTTGCCATCAAATAGTCCCTACGTCAAGTTCCACGCTTACCCCACCACAAtcaccaccgccgccacctcATAAACCACTAAGCGTGGACACCCAATTACTTATTACCTTGCAACCTGTACAACCACTATATTCCAATCATCAGTCCATGTATGATGTGGTGTCCGAAGAAAAAACGTACACCAATGAAGTACCTGTACAGTGGAATCCAAAAAACATAGTGTTAGATCCATTAAACACAGACGTTGCGCACGACTTAGCTGTGGTGGATGAATACGTGCGGTTGCAAACCGAGGATATTCCGCCATCTAGTCCATGCACCAGTTCAGGTGGTAGTTATACATCATCAGAAGATTCCGTAGATGATCCAGATTGGATTTTTGAAACTCAAAGAAAATGTACAAAACAATCAACAAGCTCCTCAGCCAAAAGCCGTCAAAAACCATATTCCCGTCCATCCGTGGAAGACAAAAAAGTTCGtaaaaaggaacaaaataaaaatgcggcTACACGTTACAGGCAGAAgaaaaaacaagaaattaaagaaatattaggaGAGGAACGTGAACTCGCGGATCATAACGACAAGTTGAAGAATCAAGTAAAAGACTTGCAGCGAGAAATTGGGTACTTAAAAGGCTTGATGAGAGACCTATTTAAAGCCAAGGGTCTGATGAAGTAA
- the Crc gene encoding bZIP transcription factor crc isoform X1 — protein sequence MSTGQNQEIWMWKLEPVSPSGTLSTDVEDDWLLFDDKSVEPTKNVEPVMYEEHPSRAQVATKLLEELDEWIKEEPFSDWLEEKIELPIFEELPSPENEHLKPTTYNEVTKIPQQDDTQTLLQEFETVLGDVEACHQIVPTSSSTLTPPQSPPPPPHKPLSVDTQLLITLQPVQPLYSNHQSMYDVVSEEKTYTNEVPVQWNPKNIVLDPLNTDVAHDLAVVDEYVRLQTEDIPPSSPCTSSGGSYTSSEDSVDDPDWIFETQRKCTKQSTSSSAKSRQKPYSRPSVEDKKVRKKEQNKNAATRYRQKKKQEIKEILGEERELADHNDKLKNQVKDLQREIGYLKGLMRDLFKAKGLMK from the exons ATGTCAACTGGTCAGAATCAAGAGATTTGGATGTGGAAGCTGGAGCCAGTGTCACCTAGTGGGACATTGTCCACAGATGTAGAGGATGACTGGCTTCTGTTCGATGATAAGTCTGTAGAGCCTACTAAAAATGTTGAACCTGTTATGTATGAAGAGCACCCTTCCCGAGCACAAGTTGCTACAAAACTTTTAGAAGAGTTGGATGAATGGATTAAAGAAG AACCTTTTTCCGACTGGTTGGAAGAAAAGATAGAATTACCCATTTTCGAGGAATTACCAAGTCCTGAAAATGAACATCTTAAGCCAACCACATACAATGAAGTTACAAAGATCCCTCAGCAAGATGATACGCAAACACTACTGCAAGAATTTGAAACTGTTCTGGGAGATGTGGAAGCTTGCCATCAAATAGTCCCTACGTCAAGTTCCACGCTTACCCCACCACAAtcaccaccgccgccacctcATAAACCACTAAGCGTGGACACCCAATTACTTATTACCTTGCAACCTGTACAACCACTATATTCCAATCATCAGTCCATGTATGATGTGGTGTCCGAAGAAAAAACGTACACCAATGAAGTACCTGTACAGTGGAATCCAAAAAACATAGTGTTAGATCCATTAAACACAGACGTTGCGCACGACTTAGCTGTGGTGGATGAATACGTGCGGTTGCAAACCGAGGATATTCCGCCATCTAGTCCATGCACCAGTTCAGGTGGTAGTTATACATCATCAGAAGATTCCGTAGATGATCCAGATTGGATTTTTGAAACTCAAAGAAAATGTACAAAACAATCAACAAGCTCCTCAGCCAAAAGCCGTCAAAAACCATATTCCCGTCCATCCGTGGAAGACAAAAAAGTTCGtaaaaaggaacaaaataaaaatgcggcTACACGTTACAGGCAGAAgaaaaaacaagaaattaaagaaatattaggaGAGGAACGTGAACTCGCGGATCATAACGACAAGTTGAAGAATCAAGTAAAAGACTTGCAGCGAGAAATTGGGTACTTAAAAGGCTTGATGAGAGACCTATTTAAAGCCAAGGGTCTGATGAAGTAA
- the LOC144471773 gene encoding putative E3 ubiquitin-protein ligase RNF144A isoform X1, translated as MCIASTKHELGMPSLHSLVVRRAPLMDMGTATSSVTSVNPSTKNATNQKKVEKSNKLTGVRLPLLRKEASVVNLSLTERTTLGKGVDAPLLRPESSASLEARGSSWLSLGPGVLRKCETAVGLSTSALEGRPINRSRVCSRCSSLLSLASSSRYSLAAGNFVPAGSQQVLGRLFCKLCLVETSLSKTFKIEGCGCSYCKDCMKAYVEFEIEEGAYEISCPDAQCEHGAILSVKEIASLVSPELMEKHHKFRLNRDVSMDKARAWCPRAGCETICPINAPGSNGTIIGPVHCPNCSIDFCSICRESWHSGPCSDLSLGIPFDGDHIKCCPMCSVPIEKDEGCAQMMCKRCKHVFCWYCLASLDDDFLLRHYDKGPCKNKLGHSRASVIWHRTQVIGIFAGFGLLLLVASPLLLLAAPCIVCCKCRVCGSSRLEQEEGDTAT; from the exons ATGTGTATAGCAAGCACGAAACATGAATTG GGGATGCCCAGCCTACATTCGCTCGTCGTTCGACGAGCTCCACTAATGGATATGGGTACTGCTACCAGCTCTGTGACATCTGTAAATCCCTCTACCAAAAATGCTACCAATCAGAAGAAGGTTGAAAAATCCAATAAACTAACAGGAGTCAGGTTACCTTTACTACGCAAAGAAGCAAGCGTTGTCAATCTGTCCCTGACAGAAAGGACAACATTGGGAAAAGGGGTAGATGCACCATTACTTAGACCTGAGAGTAGTGCAAGTTTGGAAGCTCGTGGTAGCAGCTGGTTGAGCTTAGGTCCAGGTGTATTGAGAAAATGTGAAACTGCAGTAGGTTTGAGCACTTCTGCTTTGGAGGGCAGACCTATAAATCGCAGTCGAGTATGTTCTCGTTGCTCCAGCTTGTTGTCGTTGGCTTCCAGTTCACGTTACAGTTTGGCTGCAGGCAATTTTGTTCCTGCAGGTTCTCAACAAGTGCTAGGACGtcttttttgtaaattatgtcTTGTTGAAACTTCTCTttctaaaacatttaaaatagaagGCTGTGGTTGTTCCTATTGTAAAGAT TGTATGAAAGCATATGTTGAGTTTGAAATTGAGGAGGGTGCATACGAAATTAGTTGTCCTGATGCACAGTGTGAGCATGGAGCAATACTTTCTGTAAAAGAGATAGCAAGCCTTGTTAGTCCCGAACTTATGGAAAAACATCATAAATTCCGATTGAATAGAG ATGTATCTATGGATAAAGCACGTGCCTGGTGTCCACGTGCTGGTTGTGAAACAATATGTCCAATAAATGCCCCTGGCTCAAATGGTACCATTATTGGGCCTGTTCATTGTCCTAATTGCTCTATAGACTTTTGTTCTATATGTAGAGAGTCTTGGCACAGTGGTCCTTGTTCTGATCTTTCGTTAGGTATACCATTTGATGGTGACCATATCAAATGCTGTCCCATGTGTTCTGTACCTATTGAAAAGGATGAAGGATGTGCTCAAATGATGTGCAAGAGGTGTAAACATGTTTTTTGCTGGTATTGTTTAGCTTCTTTAGAT GATGACTTTTTATTGCGACATTACGACAAAGGaccatgtaaaaataaattgggTCATTCGCGTGCGTCGGTCATTTGGCACAGAACACAAGTCATTGGAATTTTTGCTGGATTTGGGTTACTCTTGCTTGTTGCATCGCCGTTACTTTTATTGGCTGCGCCTTGTATTGTCTGTTGTAAATGTCGTGTTTGTGGTTCTTCTAGACTTGAACAGGAGGAAGGTGATACTGCAACATAG